The sequence GAAGACCCTCATGGGCCTCAAGAAAATCGGCACCATTTTCCGCCGCGTGGAAGACCGCATGTGCGACCCGCTGGAACTGCGCATCGACAGTGGCGAAGGTGCTGTGGGCCTTATCAGCACCGTACGTGCTGGCAATGTGGCCATTTCAAACTTTTTGGGTTCCGGCGTTCTGGAAACTCCCATGTTCACGCCCTACCTGCCGGAAATTTGCCGCACCTTGCTTGGCGAAGAGCTGTTGATTCCCGATGTGGAAACGGTCTGGCTCGGCGACGAATCCCGCCGCGACGAGGTGATGCGGGAACCGGAAAAATGGATTTTCAAGAAGGCCTTCCCGGAGAACGACAAACCCAAGACTTACGCCGCCATGACTTCTACGGCGCAGCTGGCCCTGTTGCAGACCTTGGAAGAAAATCCTGAAGCCTGGATCGCGGAGCGCTACGTGGAGGTTTCTACGGTGCCCGCCTACAAGGACGGAAAGTTTGTCACCGCAAAGGCTTCCATGCGAATCTTTGCAGTGAATACCATGCAGGGAACATCGGTAATGCCGGGTGGCCTCGGCATGTTCCAGCTGGTAGACGGAAGCCTTGCAACTTCCGCCGCAGAACCTGCCGACAAGGAAGTCGGAGAAAAGGACATCTGGGTCCTTTCCGAAAGGCCTGTGGCAAACTTCTCACTTTTAGCCCCTGCGGATCAGGTGGTCATGCCGTCGAGAGCTGGAGGCGATTTGCCTAGCCGCGCAGCAGAAAACCTGTTCCGCTTAGGGCGTGATCTTTCCGCATCCAACATGATGGCGCGAATCGCCCGCGGTATTGCCGTGCGCCTTTCCGACGAATCCTGGATGGAAATGCCGGAACTGCCCTGGATTTTGAAGGCGGGAATTTCCGACGGTTCGTTGTCCGGAATGGCACAGGACCCTGAAAACGCATTGCGCTACTTTATCCTGCGCAAGGACAACAAGTACGGCATGCAGTGTTCCCTCACGGAAATCCGCGACTTGGCAGTACAGCTCCGCGATAGAATTTCCGAAGACCTGTGGCTTGCCTTGAACGGGTTCGGCGTGGCGGAAATGCCTGCTGGAAACGGCGCCGCAGCCTTGTTGCCTTACCTGAAGTCCGTACTTTCCGACAGTACGGCTGTGGCAGGCCTTGCGGCAGACTCCATGACCCGCGGCCACGAATGGCGATTCCTTGAAATGGGACGCCAAATCGAAAGCGCCATCCGCACGTTGCAATTGATCAAGAGTCTTTTGAGCCGCGCCCCTGCAGACGAAATTACGAACCTGCGTTTGCTGCAGGCGGTACTTGAAATCGGTGACGGCCTCATGACATACCATCGTCGCTATGGCGGACGCCTGCAAGTCACTCCGGTTCTGGACTTGCTCCTTTCTGACGAATCCAACCCGCGAAGCGTTGCTTACCAGGTTGCACGTCTCCGCGAAGAGACGGAACATCTGCCGGGAAACAACCAGGGCGAAGCCGCCTTCTCCCCGCTGGATCTGGAATTGATGAGATTGCAGGCAGACCTGCGTCTTGCAAATATCGAAAGTCTTGTACAAGCAAACGGAAGTGAACGCGAAACATTGACCAAACTGGTAGACGAAAAGATCGCATCCATTGAACATGTGGCTGAGTTGATCAGTAGGCTCTACTTAAACCATGCACCAAGAACTGGCGTTGTTCACGCCATGGCAACAGAAGTGTAAGGAGTTTAAGATGCCTATTTATCAGATCGATCACGAAACCGTCTACGACTATACACTGCCCGTATTGTATAGTAACCATTTGGCCTATATGCTGCCCCGCGCGGTACCTCGCCAGAACTGGATTTCCCACCGCATCGAGGTGGACCCCAATCCCACCGCAAGGCAGGAACGCCTGGATATTTACGGGAACAGGGCTTTGGCCTTCAGCATTGAACAGGAACACGAACATTTCAGATTCAAGACAACTGGTGTCGTGGAAGTCAAGGCCGAGGAACCGCCCGCCCAAAGCCCCGCCTGGGAAGACGTGGCAAAGCTTTTGAAGTGCCCCTCCGACAGCGACACTCTGGAAGCTTCCATGTATGCCTACTCTTCTCCCTTTGCAAATACCGACGACTCTGTTCGGAATTATGCATTGGGAAGTTTTCAGCCCGGCCGCCCGATCTTCGATAGCGCCAAGGAGCTGATGACAAGAATTTTTACGGACTGCGCTTACACACCGGGCGCAACCCGTATCGGAGCCCAGCCCCGGGAAATCTTGCGTGGACGTAAAGGCGTCTGCCAGGATTTCGCACACCTGATGATCGGATGTTTACGTTCGCTGCACCTGCCCTGCCGCTACATCAGCGGCTACCTGCGAACCCATCCGCCTAAAGGCCAGCCGAAGCTGATTGGCGCTGACGCCACTCACGCTTGGGTCGCCACCTTTATACCGGGCCATGGCTGGGTTGAGTTTGACCCTACCAACAATGTTCTCGGAGGTGACGAGCACATTATTCTAGCGTGGGGCCGCGACTTCGGCGATGTAAGCCCGTTGAAGGGAGTCATTACCGGAGGCGGAAACCCGATCCTAAAGGTCGGTGTTAACGTAGACGAAAAATGAGGTACGAGGTATGAGGCACGAGGTCGCCAGCCACGGCTAGCTTTGAGATTCCTGGAGCCTCGAACCTGGAACCTCGAACCTATAAATCACAAGGAAACAATATGAAGTTCGGTAACTATAACACAGAAGGATTCTACGATGAATTGTGTCTGCCTGACGGAACACCCCGTCCGTCGGCAGAACCGCTCATTACCCGCATTAACGAACTGCCGGAAGGTGAGCTGCAGCGTCGTCAGAAAGTTGCAGAGTCGGCTTTCTTCGACAACGGCATCACCTTCGCAGTCTATGGCAACAAGGATGGAAAGGACAAGATCATTCCTTTCGATGTCATTCCCCGTATTGTCAGCGCCGAAGACTGGAAGCACCTGGATGCAGGCCTTCGCCAGCGTACCGAAGCTTTGAACTGCTTCCTTACGGACATCTATAACGACCGCAAGATTCTCCGCGACAAGGTAGTTCCCGAAAGCCTCATCAACACCTGTACCGCATACCGCCCGCAGATGGAAGGCTTCGTACCGCCCAAGGGAATCTGGGCACACATTACCGGTACCGACCTGGTTCGCGATACCGACGGTACCTTCTACGTGCTGGAAGACAATATGCGTTGCCCCAGCGGCGTTTCCTATGTGCTGCAGAACCGTCAGATTCTCAAGCGTACTTTCCCCCAGGTGTTCACCCATTGCAGCATCCGCCCTGTGGATGAATACTGCACCCGCCTCCGCAAGGCCCTGGAATACCTGGCCGATGGCGTTGCAGAACCGAAGGTTGTTGTGCTCACACCGGGCGTGTACAACTCCGCCTACTACGAACATTCCTATCTGGCACAGCAGATGGGCGTGGACCTTGTGACCGGAAACGACTTGATTGTTCAGGACAAGAAAGTCTACGCCCGCACCACCCGCGGTCTCAAGCAGGTTCACGTGATCTACCGTCGTGTGGATGACGAGTTCCTGGATCCGCAGGTTTTCCGCCCCGACTCCTGCCTGGGTGTGCCGGGACTGATCGACGCCTACAAGGCTGGAAACGTGGCACTCGCCAACGCCCCTGGCTGCGGTGTTGCCGACGACAAGGCCATCTACACTTATGTTCCGCAGATCATCAAGTACTACCTTGGTGAAGAAGCCATTATTCCCAACGTTCCCACTTTCGTCTGCGAAAACCCGAAGCACATGCAGCATGTGATCGACCATATCGAGAACATGGTGGTGAAGGCTGCCAGCGAATCCGGTGGCTACGGCATGCTTGTTGGCCCCAAGTCCACCAAGGCAGAATGCGAAGCCTTCAAGGAAAAGATCAAGGCCAACCCGCGTAACTACATCGCACAGCCCATGATTTCCCTCAGCCGCGTGCCCTGTATTGTGGATGGCAACTTCGAAGGCCGTCATGTGGACCTTCGCCCCTACATTGTACAGGGCAAGGAAACCTACATCCTGCCGGGTGGCCTCACTCGCGTGGCCCTGAAGAAGGGATCCATCGTGGTGAACAGTTCCCAGGGCGGTGGCTGTAAGGATACCTGGGTCATTGCCGAAAACGAGAAGGCTCCTGAACTTGGCCAAGCCAAGCAATGGATGGAACAACAACAGCAACAACAACAACAATAGACGAAAGAACGGCGCTTCGCGCCTACAGACGAAAGACGAGAGATAAAAAATCGCGGCTACGCCGCCAAATTAAATAATCATCAATCGTCAATCATCAATTAATGTCTAAGCCGAGAG comes from Fibrobacter sp. and encodes:
- a CDS encoding circularly permuted type 2 ATP-grasp protein encodes the protein LFNALAADIYGEQKLWKEGKLPAALLFANPEFLQVAWKVKPAGNIYVHLSASDIVRLEDGTYRVMADHLQVPDGLGRALENRIGVSRAFPELFRSMRTERLAGFFKKLLDCLDGLQAEIGADAARGSSRAASGEGRVVMLASGPDSPRRAEDALLARYLGIPLVENDDLAVRNLQVYMKTLMGLKKIGTIFRRVEDRMCDPLELRIDSGEGAVGLISTVRAGNVAISNFLGSGVLETPMFTPYLPEICRTLLGEELLIPDVETVWLGDESRRDEVMREPEKWIFKKAFPENDKPKTYAAMTSTAQLALLQTLEENPEAWIAERYVEVSTVPAYKDGKFVTAKASMRIFAVNTMQGTSVMPGGLGMFQLVDGSLATSAAEPADKEVGEKDIWVLSERPVANFSLLAPADQVVMPSRAGGDLPSRAAENLFRLGRDLSASNMMARIARGIAVRLSDESWMEMPELPWILKAGISDGSLSGMAQDPENALRYFILRKDNKYGMQCSLTEIRDLAVQLRDRISEDLWLALNGFGVAEMPAGNGAAALLPYLKSVLSDSTAVAGLAADSMTRGHEWRFLEMGRQIESAIRTLQLIKSLLSRAPADEITNLRLLQAVLEIGDGLMTYHRRYGGRLQVTPVLDLLLSDESNPRSVAYQVARLREETEHLPGNNQGEAAFSPLDLELMRLQADLRLANIESLVQANGSERETLTKLVDEKIASIEHVAELISRLYLNHAPRTGVVHAMATEV
- a CDS encoding transglutaminase family protein, whose product is MPIYQIDHETVYDYTLPVLYSNHLAYMLPRAVPRQNWISHRIEVDPNPTARQERLDIYGNRALAFSIEQEHEHFRFKTTGVVEVKAEEPPAQSPAWEDVAKLLKCPSDSDTLEASMYAYSSPFANTDDSVRNYALGSFQPGRPIFDSAKELMTRIFTDCAYTPGATRIGAQPREILRGRKGVCQDFAHLMIGCLRSLHLPCRYISGYLRTHPPKGQPKLIGADATHAWVATFIPGHGWVEFDPTNNVLGGDEHIILAWGRDFGDVSPLKGVITGGGNPILKVGVNVDEK
- a CDS encoding circularly permuted type 2 ATP-grasp protein translates to MKFGNYNTEGFYDELCLPDGTPRPSAEPLITRINELPEGELQRRQKVAESAFFDNGITFAVYGNKDGKDKIIPFDVIPRIVSAEDWKHLDAGLRQRTEALNCFLTDIYNDRKILRDKVVPESLINTCTAYRPQMEGFVPPKGIWAHITGTDLVRDTDGTFYVLEDNMRCPSGVSYVLQNRQILKRTFPQVFTHCSIRPVDEYCTRLRKALEYLADGVAEPKVVVLTPGVYNSAYYEHSYLAQQMGVDLVTGNDLIVQDKKVYARTTRGLKQVHVIYRRVDDEFLDPQVFRPDSCLGVPGLIDAYKAGNVALANAPGCGVADDKAIYTYVPQIIKYYLGEEAIIPNVPTFVCENPKHMQHVIDHIENMVVKAASESGGYGMLVGPKSTKAECEAFKEKIKANPRNYIAQPMISLSRVPCIVDGNFEGRHVDLRPYIVQGKETYILPGGLTRVALKKGSIVVNSSQGGGCKDTWVIAENEKAPELGQAKQWMEQQQQQQQQ